A single Comamonas sp. NLF-1-9 DNA region contains:
- a CDS encoding asparaginase: protein MDKKIVILGTGGTIAGTGAAGGHAYLAAQLGVDALVQAVPGLQQAAGMALQAEQLAQIDSKDMDHATWLRLARRCAELLADAQVAGIVVTHGTDTLEESAWLLHELLPADKPVVLTCAMRPATALLSDGPQNLLDAVLLAAHPQARGVLVSALGTVHGARAVSKLHPQRLDAFASLGSGPLGWVEAGQLRWAHGAAPAAGAPRHGALLQSRAFNQAPWPRVEIALSHAGADGALIDWMVAGGVRGIVVAATGNGTLHQALQPALARAVDAGVQVRIASRCPLGHMAAIAGRPWRDAEGLSPVKARISLMLDLMQQA, encoded by the coding sequence ATGGACAAAAAGATCGTCATCCTCGGCACCGGCGGCACCATTGCCGGCACCGGCGCGGCCGGTGGCCATGCCTACCTGGCCGCGCAACTGGGCGTAGACGCGCTGGTGCAGGCGGTGCCGGGCCTGCAGCAGGCCGCCGGCATGGCGCTGCAAGCCGAGCAGCTCGCGCAGATCGACAGCAAGGACATGGACCACGCCACCTGGCTGCGCCTTGCGCGGCGCTGCGCCGAGCTGCTGGCCGACGCGCAGGTGGCCGGCATCGTCGTCACGCACGGCACGGACACGCTGGAAGAGAGCGCCTGGCTGCTGCACGAGCTGCTGCCCGCGGACAAGCCCGTGGTGTTGACCTGCGCGATGCGCCCGGCCACCGCGCTGCTGTCCGACGGCCCGCAGAACCTGCTGGACGCGGTGTTGCTGGCCGCGCACCCGCAGGCGCGCGGCGTGCTGGTGTCCGCGCTCGGCACGGTGCACGGCGCCCGCGCGGTGAGCAAGCTGCATCCGCAGCGGCTCGACGCGTTTGCCTCGCTGGGCAGCGGCCCGCTCGGCTGGGTGGAGGCCGGGCAGTTGCGCTGGGCGCACGGTGCGGCGCCCGCGGCCGGCGCACCGCGCCACGGCGCCTTGCTGCAATCGCGCGCCTTCAATCAAGCGCCCTGGCCGCGGGTGGAGATCGCCCTGAGCCACGCCGGGGCCGACGGCGCGCTGATCGACTGGATGGTGGCCGGCGGGGTACGCGGCATCGTCGTCGCCGCGACCGGCAACGGCACGCTGCATCAGGCGCTGCAGCCGGCGCTCGCGCGTGCGGTGGATGCCGGGGTGCAGGTGCGCATTGCCTCGCGCTGCCCGCTCGGGCACATGGCGGCGATCGCGGGCCGGCCCTGGCGCGACGCCGAGGGCCTGAGCCCGGTCAAGGCGCGCATCAGCCTGATGCTCGACTTGATGCAGCAAGCCTGA